The sequence GTGTACATTGTCTCATCAGAAATTCTCTTCTAAAATTCAATCgataatttatcattattagCTATCATCCGTATTTTCTAAACCGGATTGTAATTATCTTTTCCAAAAATACCCAAGTTTCAgttattttcaagattaaaaaggcctaaaatttgaaaattgcttcCTCTGTTTGAATAGATACAGGTAAATTTCCAAGAACTCCCTAGAGGCTCACaaagtgaaatttatgtttctACCCTAACCTCAAACCAAACATATTTTCAGCTAAAAATGCCCCTTTCGTGTCGATTTTACAAAGAAAAGTACCCCGAAGTTGAAGATGTAGTCATGGTCAATGTGCGCGCTATCGCCGAAATGGGGGCCTATGTGCACTTGCttgaatataataatattgaagGCATGATTTTGCTTTCCGAACTCTCAAGAAGACGTATCAGGTCTATTAACAAGCTCATTAGAGTGGGCAAGACTGAGCCTGTAGTGGTTATTAGAGTGGACAAAGAAAAGGGCTATATCGGtaagtttttctattcttttttTCAGGATGATTTCTTAATGTAGTTCATCAGACTTATCAAAAAGAAGAGTGAGCGCTGAAGACGTCGAAAAATGCACTGAAAGGTTTGCCAAAGCCAAGGCAGTGAATTCAATTCTTAGACATGTAGCTGAATTGCTCAAATATGAGTCTGACGACCAGCTAGAGGAACTTTACCAGAAGACTGCATGGCATTTTGAGGagaaatacaagaaaaacaAGGCTTCAGCCTATGATTTCTTTAAGCAGGCTGTGGCGTAAGTTATCCACTTTGAGCTTTTAAATACCTCTTTACTATCTTTAAATCTGTCAGAGACCCGAGCATATTAGCTGAATGTGAATTAGATGACAAAACTAAAGAAGTACTCCTCAGCAACATCAAACGTAAACTTACCTCTCAAGCTGTAAAAATCAGGGCTGATATTGAGTGTGCCTGCTATGGATATGAGGGTATTGATGCAGTTAAAACTGCTCTTAAGACAGGGCTTGCTTTGTCCACCGAAGAGTTGCCTATTAGAATCAATTTAATAGCCCCTCCACTCTATGGTTAGTTTTATCCATTTGTCTGTGATTTGTTTCCTGTAACATTGTTGTAGTAATGACCACCTCAACTCCGGAAAAACAAGATGGTTTGAGGATACTAAACGAAGCCATTGAGGTTATAAAGAAGTCAATAGGGGACTTGGGTGGGGTGTTCACTATTCAAATGGCGGTAAGGGTTGAGATTCAAAcgtcttaaaaaaatgtttatattttgtgtttttagcCTAAAGTAGTAACTGCTACTGATGAGGCTGACCTTGCTAAGCAGATGGAAAGAGCCGAAATGGAGAATACAGAAGTCGCGGGAGATGACGATGATGAGGACGAGGAAGAGGCCCAGGTTCGCTATTGTTTAAGGGTAATTAAGATTGTCCTCATATTATTTGTTGCTTATTCAGGCGTCTAGTGAGGATGAAGATGAGCCAGGCCTCAAAAATGGTGAAGACGGAGGCAACACCGACGATGAAGACTAGACGCCAATCTTCTGTGCGTTAATCTCGGGGTTTTTCATCTAAGAGAGAGTTTTCACTTGATAACTTTCGTGATTGTGCCTGGTGCACAGACCCAATTTAGCTTAatacttttatatatttatttcgGTATAGTCCTGAAAATGGTGGTTTCGTATGTCGCCTTTATGAcaattaaatatctaaatacAAGAACGTTGgtgtttgatttgattttttttctcaaatccCCTGCAGTAACACTGACAGACCTGAATGTAGGAAATCAATTATCGAGGTTCGcgtttaatgataaaaaagtaaaattttgagggttttcttataaataaatcaagtTAGATTACTCACAAGATTTGAGCCCTAACGTACAACTGGTTGCCTAGTATGGACCATACGAAAcgaagattaaaatttaagcctgaattaaaaacttaaacgGGCTTTTAACGATAAGATTTTCTGGAATTTTCTATTCTTCATCCTTCAAGTCCCCTTTTGCGGGGTATAGCTCCTTTTTGGTATGCGTCACAATTAATTTAcaacttcaatttaaatccaCTTAAAATGACGAATATTTGAAATTGGCCaagtgaaaatgaaaaaaaatgcggTTCGTGTATTTATTTGCCTCTAATTTCTTTGATAAtcattaaacatattttcatccTTTCACACAAGCGGTGTTTTCATATTGCAGCTTTAGATGTAGAAATATCAATAATATCGGATATTGATTTCATATCAATAAACACAATAATGACAACTTTAATCCCTGATAATCCAGCCACAATAACATACTTAAAAAAGACAATATCGACGATTTATCAGGACTTGAAACTTACTGATTTGGTTAGGTACCACGTAGACGATGTCAACAGCGTCGATATTATTTAAGGCAGAGCGCAGTTATTCCGTTTTTTCGGGACTGATTCGTTAACCGTAAAGTGAATTGAAAATAACGATGAGTGATGTTGTTAGTAAAACTGTTTCCACTTTCGAAAGAAGTAAGGATAATAGAGTGCAAGTGAGACGCTTCAAGAAAAGTGCCTCTCTGAAGTTGAAAGTGAGCGATGGAAATGGGAGCATTGGTAGTACTTTTGACGCCTCCAATGGAGTCAAACAAAGGTTTTGATAGAACAACATTAGTATTAGAAAGTTCCTGAAGTTTTTGTCTATGAAATActattcatttcaaatttaaatattggcGCGTCTCCTGAATAAGTAAGTTAGTACAAGATGGCGCTAAGGAAAGCTTAAAAACAGCTCTTTTACAGGAGCACAGAGTGTATATAAAGTAAAGAGTGTACACAAAGAATTCGATGACTAGACGTATTTAATGCactcaaaaatttcattactaaGTGTTCTTAATCATATTCTAAATTCCAGCGACTCCTTTCCAGCCTTAGAGGAACTACTTGAATGCGGTATTTGCCTAGAAAGGCTCTCCCATCCTCGCATGTTGCCCTGCCAGCATACGTTTTGCCTCATCTGCCTCAAATCCCACGTCACGTCTAAGAATCTGCGATTAGCGGCACACAATGATTCTTTTAGGTTTGTAAACCCTAGTTGAACCcaccaaattttatttgaatcgGCAGAAATCAGAGACATCTAACTTTCGACAACGAGGTGAAAAGCATGTCTTGTCCGATATGCCAGAAGCAGATACCCTTGGCGGAGGGCATCGCCTCACTAGAGAAACTCCCGAAGAACTTGTACCTCGAGTCTTTGTTGAAAGTGGTGGAGAAGTCGCCCTCGTCCCCAAAGGTGATGGAGAACTACCGGTGCGTCAATTGTCAGATGGTGTCCGTCCAACAGGAGCAAGTGTGCCAGCATTGCATGCAGGTATTTGATGTTATAAGTATTGGAGCTTTAATAAGTGAGTTTCTCAGATATTCTGCAGCGTATGCTGGAACGTGCACCTGGCAGAATTGAATAACAACTTGTCGATACTTATGCGACAGCTCAGCGAATCAGAACAGCGCCTTACGCACAAGTACGACAATTTTTTGACCAGATGTGAGACTTTAGAGGAGAAAGTAGACAAAGCCACTAAACTTAAAATAGAGACGATAAAGAGGGACGAGAGGCAGGTGCTAGAAGAGATCGGCAGCATAAAGAAAGAGGCTGGGGTAACTTCAGACATCCTCCTAAATAGTATTGGGCAGCTCAAGGGGGACATTGAGATGCGCAGCAAGGAGGGAACCAACCAAGTCACAACTTACTTGAACTTCCATAAAGAGACTTCAAAGATTTTGGATCAGGTGGGATATTTTGGGGAGGCCCGAATTACTTTTGATCCGGACGCTTTTAAATTGGAACAAATATCTGAGGGAATTTACAACGATGAGGAGGAACCGCAGCAGCAAAGTTTCTCTTTGGTAACGAACCCCTTTGAAAGCATCGATTCAATGACCAAACACTACAAGGCCAGATCTTTCATGCCAAAGCTCGTTTGGAACAAGTGTCCTAGGCCTGCGGGCCTAGGAATCTCTCCCTGGGACGAAAGCAGACTGTACATTGCAGCTACGGACAGCAACTACGTACTGATCCTCGACAGAAGCAGGTTTAAACTTGTTGATCGTCTCATGCATGCAGATATGATTTGTCCTGCAGGCCTCGCATTTTGGGCCAATAAGAAAGAGGTCTTTGTCTCTGACAAATGGAAGCACTGGGTGCACGTCTTCTCCAGCGAGGGGGAACATCTGCGTAGCTTCACAGGATTAAAAATGCGCAGTCCCGACGGCATTGCGATAGGCCCCAATGAGGAGCTTGTAGTATGCGACACTGGTAACGATAGAATCCTCTTAGTTGACCCCATCACTGGCGAGAAACTAGGAGTCATTGGCGCGCAGCACGGAATCACGCAGCTCAACTTCCCCACCAGTGTCACAGTATTCGGACCTGATATTATCGTAGCCGACTCTGGCAATAATAGAGTTAAAAGGTATAACCTCAAGGGGGAGCTACTGCAGGAAATAGGATCTTTTGGGAAAAACCCGGGACAGTTCCGGTCGGCTGAGGTAGTAGCAGTCGACTCCAAGGGATTTATTCTAGTGGGAGATGCGGGGAATGCAAGGGTAGGTTTTAGGGAGAGTTTTTCAGAGGTTTAACCTTTGATTTCAAGCAGATTCAAGTATTCACCCCTGATGGGACTGTGGTGAAAATATTCGGCAGTAAGAGTGGATTTGGATGGGTGTCCGGGCTGCTGGTGACGCCTAAATTAGAGATTATCACCTCGGACAATAAAATGAGGAGCTTGAAGATTTTTTGATGCATATAATGGCGGATATATTCACATAATTGTAGCATTTCAGTCACTTATCTAACCAATAAATGCATGATTGTATTGTAATATAAGTTTGTAATATTTACACTACTTTGTTTACTTTGTCTACAGCCACCCAGACTCTCAGGTGAACCCCAACTGCCATTTTGAACAAACATATCGAAAGCTGCTCAATTCAAAATGGCCGCCTGACGCGACTCTTACGGTCATATTGAATAATTATAACAGCTTTAGTATCGACCTTTTTATACTGATTTACTCATGTTCTACGAACCcttaaaaacacaaataaatcCCCCTTTCGCTCTGCACAGTTACCACCCAATTAATAACCTAACTGAGCGGCAAATTTTATGCCTAACTTTGAACctcaaagtttttttatataagttaAATTTACCTTAACCCGCACTCGCGCTGACTTAGCTGTAAAatcacattttgtttttttttggtacgTATAACTTAAGACTACATCGGCGCTCTTGAGGGATTGTACGTGACCTCTTCCACTGGGGCCACCTCATTTGATTTCTCCCCTGCGTCATCATCATGgctgcaaaataaaaaacaacgGTTAATCAACAGAACACTTCTTGTGATGTCAGCGAACAGTAATGATGATTAAACTCTACCTGTATCGATTGCGTCTATTCATAAACAGTGATTTAGGACAGTCCTTCATGTAAGGCCAACACTCGCCTGCACCCCCTTCAAGTCCCCTTCCAGCTCTTTCAGCGTTAACATGATCCTGCATCAAATGCGCATATGGAGATTTGCTGGCACTAAAAtggtttatttcaaaaaaactcttaGACGTCCCCCATAGTCATACACTTACCTCAGGAAAAGTTTAAGCATTTCCCCCAACAGCCCGAAACCACCCAGTGGGTGGGCATGGACTTCGCAGATAGCCCTAAGCAAGCACGCCCTTCCGTCCATTCCGAAGTTTTCCAAAAGTTCCTCTATGGCCACATAGAGTAGTGCTCTTTCGCCCCCTTGGAGGTGACCAGACGTTTCAGGAGGAGACCTGTTACGGCCAGTTAAAACAGTGTTTCAGAGCATTTAAAACAACTGACCTTTTGGCTCTCCGCCTATCCAGCATGTCTCCGATGTAGTCGGCGAAAATTCCACCTGCAGTTCTGCCCATTGATCTGGCCAGTAGAGGGGGCACATCCCCAAAAGGGTTTTCGTTATCTGTTAGGCCCAGTTTGTCAAAGTCGACTGCAATGATTAGTGTAATGTAGGGGCAgctaataatttgaaaaaaatgcttacTGGTGAATGGGAGGCTAACGGTGAGATTGGAGAAAAACCCTTTAGGAGGGTGTCTAACGAAAGGCATTGACAGAGAGGGGGCGATTATCATAGTGGTTCCTGGGGGCAAGGCCAAGCGCCCGTCTTCTGTGACCctgcattttattaatgttgataaataagggatacaaaatgaaaatccGGCGTACCATAATATGCGCTTTTGGCGTGACTTTTGCTGCTGCTTTTCGGCCTTAATTCCCACCAAAAAAAAGAGTAGAATTATTGGTTTTATACTGCGCAGCAGGAGGGCATTCTTTAACATCCTGcaacaagaaaaatttaattgccaaattagaaattattattatcatccCTAAAATGTCCAACTTTTGGATCTGTTCTTATCGCACTTCTTTCGCTTTAAGCATCGGGGTGACGCTGATGGCTTTTGGGCGGCCATTTTTAGGTTCCTTTTTGCTCtatgttttgttttataatatttgattgagacatttaatcatttaacgtgattacaatttatttgacaaatgCGTCAAAATTTAGTCTAAGGGCccgccaaaaaaaaaaccggaGATGTGTGACGTCATCATCGGTAGTCCACGTTATTGAGAAAGCGCTGGTTCAATATAAAAAGaacttgaatttttacaaattcaaaaagcTCTTTTTATATTGAACCAGTTTGTAAGTAACTGCCAATGGGCATTCCTTCACGTGCGCTTCATCATCACCGCATAATAATCTGACCAGGATGGTGTTTAGTGGACAAAAAATGGAGCACTATGAATTAAAAGAGGCGACACATGCCGATTTCCATAACCAGTCTCATTGCGTTCAGGTTCACTGGTTCGATAAATGCCTCGTTCCGAATTCCGtaatacaaattattaacaaataagcGAGTGGAAGGCAAACAGGTTTGGATGCACCGGCTCGGGTCCGAATTTTCGTGCAGTGGTCACTGTGTCAGTGCGCCAAAAATTTCACTTGTTACACATTCGCCATTTTACAGTATTTTGCAGCCTGTTGAACTAGTTCCTTGTCCAGTAACCCACAAAGAGACTTGTTCGCCAAGAAAGCGAACTTTAGGCTGAAAAAACTGGCTGCGTAGAGATACCAAATACGACACTGGCAGGTTGATTTATTGGTCGTGGACAGAGTCCCGACGTAACCGGAAGGCGCTGCCTCGTTTACCTAGATTACGCCATAAATTATGCAAACCATCTCGAAATGAGATGTTCTGATATATGAATTAACCTTGCAAATTATCATAGGCCTTAAAGTGCCCTAAAGAAATCTAGAGCGAGATATGCGCGACTATAAAAAATGCGAGGGCGTTGAAGCCGCCTTAAAagggtttaataaaaaaatatctatctcCATATGGGGGGTCAGAACAGTTACTGCTCCGATTAAGGCCTGAAGTGAAAAAATGCTCCGTTTTCGTGCGATTTAAATTCACCTCAGGAGGTCGAATTTCTCTCTTGTTGTCACATTAATATTCATTCCTGATGATCGGCGATTGGATTCCGATCATGCAgtgtcaaaattatttaaattttcgagcCTCATTACATGCATAAtagcaattttcatttaattgaaCAACTATTGAAGTAGCCGTTAAACAATCATATGAGTAAGGCGATGGAGGTCAAAATGAgacaaaagcaattttttataaattgttccTTTCAAACCTCATAGCTTACTAAAAGCACTCACGCCTCACTCTAAAGCCTTAAGCTTGTTCTAAAAATCTTGAAACTTTCATGTTGATTAGCCGACTTAAAGTCCTTTCGCAAGACCGGGTGCAAGCGCGTAACTTTCGAGTCAGGGAATCAGTTAAGATgacaacaatttttcaaaaattctggCTTTCAAATTTCGCAACTTACTAAAAGCGCTTATGTCTTACTCGAAAGCCTAAAGTTTGCTTTATAAATCCTGAAAGTTTCATATTGATCGGTCAACTGACCGAGCCGGAGCAGGGCCAAGTTTAGAGGTGTCACTTTCGGGCCAAGAAATCAGTTAAGGCGCCAAcacagtttaaaaattttatatcgtATATTTTATACATTCGAAATTTTATACCTTACTAGAAACGCTTATACCTCACTCAAAAGCCTTAATATTCCGCTATAAACTCACGGATTTGAAAACTGCATATGAATCTCCGAAAAAAATCTCAGACCTTACCTGTCAATATGACCACAATAATCCTCAAATCAAAACCATGGGCGTCCCTATGAGCCTTCCGGACCTAGTACACTTCTGGACAATTACAATCCCTCTTTTTGAACTCAAAATCACAAGTCGCTGATAAACAAATGTctgcaaaacaaaaaacaagcgaaataattgaaatcgcGCCAAGCGATGAAACAAGCTGAGCATCGGAACGAAGCGCGGACAAAATGCGAGTGACGCGATGAGCACGCTGTTCGCTTGTTCCGAAGATCTGGTCGAGTTTCGAATGCGCTTTGATTGATTAATTGGTGACCACTCTGTATGTAATCGTACGACCTATGGACCCTTGGAGCAAAAGTAACCATTGTACACAACACTGTTAAGCTTTAACATCAACAAAATACGTCAGTCTTTAAGATGTCTTTCTTGTTGGTGGCTGTGCTGCTCCTCTTATTTTTCCTGCTTTTGGTGTTCTATTCCAAATGGCATTACTCTTATTGGAAACGGAAGGGGGTGGCCCAGTTGAATCCGAAATTTTTCTATGGGGATTTGAAGTAAGTTTGCGACGTTTGGGTTTGGGGCGTTTTAATGCGGAAAGTATTTCCAGAGGAGTGTTCACTAAAACAACGGACATCGGGAACTCGTTTAAGGACATTTACTCAAAATTCAAGGACCGTCATCTTGCTTTCGGTGGTATTTTTTGGGGTTTCCAGCCAGTCTTCGTGCCCGTAGATTTGAACTTGATCAAGCAGATTATGGTCAaggatttcaattatttccagGACAGAGGTAAAGATCACATTACGTAACAAACAACtgtgttgaaataaaataattgactGATCGTCAATCAATATGGCGACTGTCCTTCGACAGACGAGATGGCGTCAAAGGACCATCGTGAAAATTTGGCAACGGCATAAAGATTTGGGAACAAATTTATCGGGATTTTTAAAGAGATGTGACACTACTCAAATATTAGATCAAAGTGAGCAAAATTTCAGTAAATCAGGATGTTGCTTACCCAATATGACCAAAATTATGGGGTTCTGTTAAGGAGATGTGGTATCATTATAACCCTCAAAAATGTTACGAAAAATAGCGAATTTTCGATGATCTGATAACAGGGCAAGCTAGTGTGGtccttaataaaattaggCATTGTTATGgggaattttttagatatattgCACCACTATAACcggtaaaaatgaaatgaaatcaAACAGAATTTCGaagaaaacatttgttttgttGTGATATCTTTATCGAAAAATTGCGGAAATTTGGTAACAGAGCAGTACAGCATCAGCCAATATAGCGTCACATTTCTCAGGAGCTACATTGGATTATTTGTTACAGCcatgatttttttgacagGTGCATACGTCCACGAAAAAGACCCGTTGACAGTAAACCTGTTTCGAATGGAGGGGGAAGCTTGGAAGAATCTGCGTCAGAAGCTGAGCCCCACCTTTACCTCCAGTCGCATGAAGTTCATGTTTGATACTGTTTATGACAAGGCGGAATTACTGAGAAAGGCGATGCAGTCACGCTTGCGCAACGGAGAGAGCACTTTAAACGTCTCGGTCATGAGCGGGCGCTTCACCATTGACGTAATCGGATCATGCGCGTTCGGGATTGAGTGCGACTCCCTTAATGATCCTCAATGTCTCTTTTTGTATAGTTTGACATTTTGCGTTACTAATTATTGTAGTTTCTGATTGGGCAATTTTTAAGGATGGAGTGCAAAAAGGTCCATAAACCAATGGTGTTAAAACAGTTTATTGAGCACAATTTCCCCAAGAAGCTGCTGGGGTATACTGGATATAAAAGTTTTCCTCAAGCAGAAAAATTCTTCAGGGGAGTCGTTCATGATACTATGGAGTACAGGCAGAAACATGATATATATAGGTAAATGTATTGAGAAATCTGGTAACGTCGGAATAGAAAAACAAGATGGtggcaataaaaaatgtcgGCCATTTTGCTGCACTTTTTGCGAGCTATTCAAACGCACAAATGCATCAGTATCGTCACTAATTGTATCGCTTTGTTTTGTAGAAAGGATTTCATGCATTTCTTACTGGAATTGCGTAACACATCAAACTCGATCAAATCCAAAGACCAAACCACTTTGACAGATGACGAGATTCTTGCCCAGTGCTTTGCTTTCCTAATAGCAGGCTTTGACACTTCGTCTGTCACAATGACGTGTGCCCTTTACGAGCTAGCCCGAAAGCAGGACATTCAGAACCAAATGAGAGAGGAGATCCGTCAAGTTCTCACAAAATATGGCGGCAAAATGACGTATGAGGGGCTCAATGAATTGGAGCTCACCGAGAAAGTCATATTAGAGACCCTCAGAAAGTATCCTGTCTTGCCATCAATCCCGCGCATCTGCACCAAGGCCTACAAAGTCCCTAACTCTGACGTAATCCTTGAAAAGGGCACAGCGCTGCAAATCCCTGCAAGGGGTGTTCATATGGACCCGGAATATTACCC comes from Euwallacea similis isolate ESF13 chromosome 9, ESF131.1, whole genome shotgun sequence and encodes:
- the LOC136410672 gene encoding probable cytochrome P450 6a23, whose amino-acid sequence is MSFLLVAVLLLLFFLLLVFYSKWHYSYWKRKGVAQLNPKFFYGDLKGVFTKTTDIGNSFKDIYSKFKDRHLAFGGIFWGFQPVFVPVDLNLIKQIMVKDFNYFQDRGAYVHEKDPLTVNLFRMEGEAWKNLRQKLSPTFTSSRMKFMFDTVYDKAELLRKAMQSRLRNGESTLNVSVMSGRFTIDVIGSCAFGIECDSLNDPQCLFLMECKKVHKPMVLKQFIEHNFPKKLLGYTGYKSFPQAEKFFRGVVHDTMEYRQKHDIYRKDFMHFLLELRNTSNSIKSKDQTTLTDDEILAQCFAFLIAGFDTSSVTMTCALYELARKQDIQNQMREEIRQVLTKYGGKMTYEGLNELELTEKVILETLRKYPVLPSIPRICTKAYKVPNSDVILEKGTALQIPARGVHMDPEYYPNPDEFNPERFSKEEMAKRPDFTHLPFGDGPRICIGSRFALMQTKAGLIGFLSDTKFTLAEGDDSGELLFKPSMMLLHPRREIKLRIEKV
- the eIF2alpha gene encoding eukaryotic translation initiation factor 2 subunit 1; this encodes MPLSCRFYKEKYPEVEDVVMVNVRAIAEMGAYVHLLEYNNIEGMILLSELSRRRIRSINKLIRVGKTEPVVVIRVDKEKGYIDLSKRRVSAEDVEKCTERFAKAKAVNSILRHVAELLKYESDDQLEELYQKTAWHFEEKYKKNKASAYDFFKQAVADPSILAECELDDKTKEVLLSNIKRKLTSQAVKIRADIECACYGYEGIDAVKTALKTGLALSTEELPIRINLIAPPLYVMTTSTPEKQDGLRILNEAIEVIKKSIGDLGGVFTIQMAPKVVTATDEADLAKQMERAEMENTEVAGDDDDEDEEEAQASSEDEDEPGLKNGEDGGNTDDED
- the LOC136410682 gene encoding uncharacterized protein; translation: MLKNALLLRSIKPIILLFFLVGIKAEKQQQKSRQKRILWVTEDGRLALPPGTTMIIAPSLSMPFVRHPPKGFFSNLTVSLPFTIDFDKLGLTDNENPFGDVPPLLARSMGRTAGGIFADYIGDMLDRRRAKRSPPETSGHLQGGERALLYVAIEELLENFGMDGRACLLRAICEVHAHPLGGFGLLGEMLKLFLSASKSPYAHLMQDHVNAERAGRGLEGGAGECWPYMKDCPKSLFMNRRNRYSHDDDAGEKSNEVAPVEEVTYNPSRAPM
- the LOC136410666 gene encoding tripartite motif-containing protein 2-like codes for the protein MSDVVSKTVSTFERSKDNRVQVRRFKKSASLKLKVSDGNGSIGSTFDASNGVKQSDSFPALEELLECGICLERLSHPRMLPCQHTFCLICLKSHVTSKNLRLAAHNDSFRNQRHLTFDNEVKSMSCPICQKQIPLAEGIASLEKLPKNLYLESLLKVVEKSPSSPKVMENYRCVNCQMVSVQQEQVCQHCMQIFCSVCWNVHLAELNNNLSILMRQLSESEQRLTHKYDNFLTRCETLEEKVDKATKLKIETIKRDERQVLEEIGSIKKEAGVTSDILLNSIGQLKGDIEMRSKEGTNQVTTYLNFHKETSKILDQVGYFGEARITFDPDAFKLEQISEGIYNDEEEPQQQSFSLVTNPFESIDSMTKHYKARSFMPKLVWNKCPRPAGLGISPWDESRLYIAATDSNYVLILDRSRFKLVDRLMHADMICPAGLAFWANKKEVFVSDKWKHWVHVFSSEGEHLRSFTGLKMRSPDGIAIGPNEELVVCDTGNDRILLVDPITGEKLGVIGAQHGITQLNFPTSVTVFGPDIIVADSGNNRVKRYNLKGELLQEIGSFGKNPGQFRSAEVVAVDSKGFILVGDAGNARIQVFTPDGTVVKIFGSKSGFGWVSGLLVTPKLEIITSDNKMRSLKIF